AATCGATTCGATATTTCCCATTTTCATAGATTAATTGATTGTCAGAAATGAAACGATTGTTATCTTGAATAACTTTAAAAAAGGCATCATAAGCAGGAGTTTGGATCACGACTTGATCACCTTCATTCGTCAAGTATTCAATTATTTTTGAAATTGAATAAATGACACTAGGACTATAAACAATCCAGTCTTCTTTAATATCACAGGAGAATCTCTTACGAAACCAATCTATTATTGATTCTTTAAATTCAGCATGATTCCATCGCGTATAGCCAAATATACCGTGTTTCATTCGCTTTTCTAACGCATGTATTATTTCATCAGGACTTTGAAAGTCAGTATCTGAAATCGAGAATGGTAGTAAATCTGGCACTCCAAATCGATCTTCAATATAGTCCCACTGTGTACAATACGTACCGGTCCGATCAACTACCTGATCAAATTTGTATTTCATTTTGTACAACCCCAATTTATTTAAGATGATAATTTTTCTAATTGTGTTTTAAGAATACCAACCTGTGGACCAATAACGACTTGTAAATTGTGTTCGTCTAATTTTACAACACCAAGTGCACCACAATCCTTTAGAACTTTTTCATTAACAATATTCATATTATCTACAACAAGTCTTAATCTTGTAATGCAGTTATCTAGTGATTGAATATTCTCTTTGCCCCCTAAAGCAGTAAGAATTTTTAATGCTTGGGCATTTGTACCTTTCACCAATGGTTCCTCACTTTGTTGATCATCCATTTTTTCTTCTCTACCAGGAGTTTTTAAATTAAACTTCAAAATTGCATATCTAAAAACTGAATAGTATACGGTAAACCAAATTGTTCCTATTACAGGTACAAGATACCACTTTGTTTTTACTCCTTGTAAAACGCCAAAGATAATAAAGTCTAATATTCCACCATCTGTGTTACCAATTGTTAAATGTAATAAAGCCATTACCATAAAACCTAGTCCCGTTAAAATAACGTGGATGAAATATAAAGGTGGAGAAACGAACAAGAATAGGAATTCGATTGGCTCAGTAATACCAGTTACAAAAGTTGCAATAACACCAGAAATTAATAGACCTTTAATTTTATTACGATTTTCTGGACGGGCAGTGTGATAAATTGCAAGCGCTACTGCAGGTAAACCAAACATGAATGTAGGCATTTTTCCTTGAGATAAGAAAGCTGTCGCTGATGGACTGATCGGGGCTCCAGCTTTTAATTGTGCATAGAAAATATTTAAAGCTCCAGAAACCGTTTGACCATTAACGACTTCAGTACCACCAGCTTCTGTGAAACGAATCATTGCAACTAAAATATGGTGAAGACCGAATGGCAGTAGTAAACGCTCACCGGCACCGAATAAAAATGGTCCAAAAACGCCAGATTTTTGAATTAAACTTCCGATTCCTGTAATGGCAATCGCAAAAATCGGCCAGATCATCGGAATGATAATCCCAACTACTGATAAAGCAAGTGTCGTTATGATTGGAACAAAGCGGGCACCACCAAAAAATGCAAATGCATCTGGAAGTTTAATACTATAAAAGCGGTTGTGTAGTAAATAAACAATGATACCGGCGATGATTCCTCCTAATACACCCATTTCAATTGTTTGTATCCCCATAACCATACCTTGACCAGCTTGGCGCATTTTATCTGCCGCTACTAATTGATTTGTTTCTGTTAAATAAAAATTAATCGATAAGTGCATGATGACGTAGCCAACAAATCCAGAGAAAGCAGCGACACCTTTTTCATATCGTACAAGTCCAAACGGAATTGCCATTGCAAATAAAACTGGTAAGTATGAAAATGCGAATCCACCAATAGTGGACATAAAGCTAAAAATAATTTGGAGTACAGAGTTTCCTAAAAATGGGAAAGTCTCAATTGTTGTCGGACTAGTAAATGAGCTTCCGATTCCTAATATAAGACCCATAAAGGCTAATAATGCTACAGGCACCATAAAGGTCTTACCTAGCCCTTGAAAAAATTCCCATAGTTGTGATTTAACGGACTTCTTCTTTGCCATGTTTTTAGCTCCTTCGTTTTTTTATATGTCTTAAGAATACTCACGGCAAAATCGTTTAACAACAGTTTGAGGTGTTTATGTAAGCGTGTACATTTTTTGTATATTGCTTACTTAAAGTAGATTAAAAGAAAAGAACATAAATAAAAGAGTCAGTAGTGGTCTGGTAATAGACGACTTCTGTCTCTTTTGATTAACTAACATATTTTCATTTCGTTTAAATAAGCAATAATAATGAAATCTAGTACCATACTTAATGGGAATCTTGAAGTCATATCAAGCTCACCAAAGTAAGTGTTTGTAATATAAGCTTGAAGAGATAAAGTCACTTCTTTTTGTAAACGATTTGAGTGGCTTCCAGTTATGGCGATCGTTTTAACGTTCCTATTCTTTAAAATATGGGCAAATTCTAACATATGTAAAGTCTCCCCACTATATGAAACTAGTATGGCCAAATCATTTTCTGTTAAACTATTAGCAGCACTACGTAGCTCGTCCCAATCAGTTCGGGCATTACATAACTTTCCTGCAAACATAAGTTTTCTAGAAGCGTCAACACAAGCGGGAAGTGAGTTACCAACTCCGAATATTTCAACATGTGTGCTTTGGTTTAGATAATTAGCAGCTAGCTTAATCTTTTCTTCATCAATATTTCCCAATGTCTTTTCCATTTCTTCTTTCATTCTCACAATATGTGTATTAAGTAGATAAGAAGTAGAGGATACTGGACTTTGAACTTTATTTGTTTCCATTGAAAGAGTATATTTTAAATCTTGAAACCCACGAAAGCCTAATTGCTGACATGTTCTACTAATTGTTGCCGTAGATACATAAAGCTCTTTTGATAATTCATCAAGATTCAGCTTCGTAATATAATCCGTATTTTTTAAAATATAATCCAATACTTGTTTTTCAAGCTGGCTAAGTTTTTCTCTATTTTGTGATAATCGTTTTAATAGTATTTGCATAAAATTTCACCTACTTTTAGAGAACTAGAAATATACTTTATTATATAGT
This genomic interval from Gottfriedia acidiceleris contains the following:
- the malX gene encoding maltose/glucose-specific PTS transporter subunit IIBC, whose protein sequence is MAKKKSVKSQLWEFFQGLGKTFMVPVALLAFMGLILGIGSSFTSPTTIETFPFLGNSVLQIIFSFMSTIGGFAFSYLPVLFAMAIPFGLVRYEKGVAAFSGFVGYVIMHLSINFYLTETNQLVAADKMRQAGQGMVMGIQTIEMGVLGGIIAGIIVYLLHNRFYSIKLPDAFAFFGGARFVPIITTLALSVVGIIIPMIWPIFAIAITGIGSLIQKSGVFGPFLFGAGERLLLPFGLHHILVAMIRFTEAGGTEVVNGQTVSGALNIFYAQLKAGAPISPSATAFLSQGKMPTFMFGLPAVALAIYHTARPENRNKIKGLLISGVIATFVTGITEPIEFLFLFVSPPLYFIHVILTGLGFMVMALLHLTIGNTDGGILDFIIFGVLQGVKTKWYLVPVIGTIWFTVYYSVFRYAILKFNLKTPGREEKMDDQQSEEPLVKGTNAQALKILTALGGKENIQSLDNCITRLRLVVDNMNIVNEKVLKDCGALGVVKLDEHNLQVVIGPQVGILKTQLEKLSS
- a CDS encoding MurR/RpiR family transcriptional regulator, with the protein product MQILLKRLSQNREKLSQLEKQVLDYILKNTDYITKLNLDELSKELYVSTATISRTCQQLGFRGFQDLKYTLSMETNKVQSPVSSTSYLLNTHIVRMKEEMEKTLGNIDEEKIKLAANYLNQSTHVEIFGVGNSLPACVDASRKLMFAGKLCNARTDWDELRSAANSLTENDLAILVSYSGETLHMLEFAHILKNRNVKTIAITGSHSNRLQKEVTLSLQAYITNTYFGELDMTSRFPLSMVLDFIIIAYLNEMKIC